Proteins encoded by one window of Bauldia sp.:
- a CDS encoding SPOR domain-containing protein codes for MPDQYDPKVSPRPSADRRQADARRGATMADDPLAELAKIVQGRPTSSAAQPSRQAPAAPPSNGAGSDLEAELLNDLQASFAAVRDVFPPAPPPVAAAAPRQAPSPTPPPPRAPIVIDEAPAPAPVAAAPAPQPAPPPHPAPRTDAGSELRDEFRLEPVDQTRLVPIPAPPVIQPMIQSSAPPPRPAAERPPAERKPEPAPEKVAEAPVERAPAKPRQPAPPPTPNLGAFQLRGSAAPPASSPPAAAAVPPRQPHSRWEQPEPARAQPAAASRFAPPRTAAPPMEDEADLDPFAEGGLFADQLEPPEIEDEFPLEDLGTLPGYADDEQLPPLEDDLEALPQRRGVSRNLLVVLGVVLVALVGGVGFAMFNGGGTVTSGAPVVIAANGDPTKITPDDTAAANDPDGQNKLIYDRVNSGDQTNTDTTLLTPDNGPIKDVGSNNGNNAISRVIIPGGPGIDAPGTGDAAPSAQANAPAATAPSATQPDAIGQVAENNIAAPVDPDAIQPIGPRKVRTVIVKPDGTIVSSAATDAAAGPSDATAPAASATAAKPAATDAAPAPAVIDDTAAITGNTGDALPITAPAADGTTAPPDATPVAVAAAPAAETAPAAATKPTAAKPPSVKLAVTKPAATKPPAADLQVAAADTSNDPSPIDIVPGASATPPASSGVLVQISSQRTEDAARATYRDLQARYPNILGSYDVNVQRADVPDRGTFYRVRVGPFSQADAQRLCDDLRQAGGDCVLAKR; via the coding sequence ATGCCGGACCAATACGACCCGAAGGTGTCGCCGCGGCCATCCGCCGACCGGCGCCAGGCGGATGCGCGCCGTGGCGCAACCATGGCGGACGACCCGCTGGCGGAGCTCGCCAAGATCGTCCAGGGCCGTCCCACCAGCAGCGCCGCGCAGCCCTCCCGGCAGGCGCCCGCGGCGCCGCCATCGAACGGCGCCGGTTCCGATCTTGAAGCCGAGCTGCTGAACGACCTGCAGGCATCGTTTGCCGCCGTCCGCGATGTATTCCCGCCGGCGCCGCCTCCCGTGGCTGCCGCTGCCCCGCGTCAGGCTCCATCTCCCACCCCGCCACCGCCGCGCGCGCCGATCGTCATTGACGAGGCACCAGCGCCGGCTCCCGTTGCCGCCGCTCCGGCGCCACAGCCTGCGCCGCCGCCCCATCCCGCGCCGCGCACCGACGCCGGGTCCGAACTCCGCGACGAGTTCCGCCTCGAGCCGGTCGACCAGACGCGCCTCGTGCCGATCCCGGCGCCGCCGGTCATCCAGCCGATGATCCAGTCGTCGGCACCGCCGCCGCGTCCGGCCGCCGAACGCCCGCCGGCGGAGCGCAAGCCAGAGCCCGCGCCCGAGAAGGTCGCCGAGGCGCCGGTCGAACGCGCCCCGGCAAAGCCGCGCCAGCCCGCGCCGCCACCCACGCCCAACCTCGGCGCGTTCCAGCTTCGCGGCTCGGCCGCGCCGCCGGCATCGTCGCCGCCCGCGGCGGCGGCCGTGCCGCCGCGCCAGCCGCATTCGCGCTGGGAGCAGCCCGAGCCGGCGCGTGCCCAGCCGGCGGCCGCCAGCCGCTTCGCGCCGCCGCGCACTGCCGCTCCGCCCATGGAGGACGAGGCCGACCTCGACCCGTTCGCCGAGGGTGGCCTGTTCGCCGACCAGCTCGAGCCGCCCGAGATCGAGGACGAGTTCCCGTTGGAGGACCTCGGCACGCTGCCCGGCTACGCCGACGACGAGCAGTTGCCGCCGCTGGAGGACGACCTCGAGGCGCTGCCGCAGCGCCGGGGCGTCAGCCGCAACCTTCTGGTCGTGCTCGGCGTCGTGCTGGTCGCCCTCGTCGGTGGCGTCGGCTTCGCGATGTTCAACGGCGGCGGCACCGTCACCAGCGGCGCGCCGGTGGTGATCGCCGCCAACGGCGACCCGACCAAGATCACGCCGGACGACACCGCCGCGGCGAACGATCCCGACGGCCAGAACAAGCTGATCTACGACCGCGTCAATTCCGGCGATCAGACGAACACCGACACGACCCTGCTGACGCCCGATAACGGGCCGATCAAGGACGTCGGGTCGAACAACGGCAACAACGCCATCAGCCGCGTCATCATCCCGGGCGGCCCCGGCATCGATGCGCCGGGCACCGGCGACGCCGCGCCCTCGGCCCAGGCCAACGCGCCCGCCGCCACTGCGCCGTCCGCGACCCAGCCCGACGCGATCGGCCAGGTCGCGGAGAACAACATCGCGGCGCCGGTTGACCCCGACGCCATCCAGCCGATCGGCCCGCGCAAGGTGCGCACCGTCATCGTGAAGCCGGACGGCACGATCGTGTCGAGCGCCGCCACCGACGCCGCGGCCGGGCCATCGGACGCGACTGCACCTGCCGCATCGGCAACCGCCGCCAAACCCGCCGCGACCGATGCGGCGCCCGCGCCGGCCGTCATCGACGATACCGCTGCGATCACCGGCAACACCGGCGATGCGCTGCCGATCACCGCGCCTGCGGCCGATGGCACAACGGCGCCGCCCGACGCCACGCCTGTCGCGGTAGCGGCTGCCCCTGCGGCGGAGACGGCGCCGGCGGCAGCGACCAAGCCCACCGCCGCGAAGCCGCCGTCAGTCAAGCTCGCCGTGACCAAGCCGGCCGCCACGAAGCCTCCCGCCGCCGACCTGCAGGTGGCGGCCGCGGACACTTCCAACGATCCGAGCCCGATCGACATCGTGCCCGGCGCCAGCGCGACGCCGCCGGCGTCCAGCGGCGTGCTGGTGCAGATTTCGTCGCAGCGCACCGAGGATGCCGCCCGCGCCACCTATCGCGATCTGCAGGCGCGCTATCCCAACATCCTGGGCAGCTACGACGTCAACGTGCAGCGCGCCGACGTGCCCGACCGCGGCACGTTCTACCGCGTCCGCGTCGGGCCGTTCTCGCAGGCCGACGCGCAGCGCCTGTGTGACGACCTCCGCCAGGCCGGCGGCGACTGCGTGCTGGCGAAGCGGTGA